tacatgtaataattattattacatgtacttgcggtgggcaattttctttgtgacaggaaaatacagcgtgttttatatgttcgttcatgagtattctttcatttttccgactgtaaatacatattttctgaaaaaaaatttataataaatatacttacaatcataaaatgtataaaaaaacaaaaaaataaaagtttctattggggttcgaacccgcttatgtttGCTCAGTTAGTtattggaattcattcatctTACACTTCTACCCACGGAGACACCTGCATCATGTGGAAATATCGACGAACTAAACGgcttaaacttttgacagttctgaatttaaccaaattattttgatttttgtagaatattgaaatattaaaacacaacaaaacatagagtaagaaaataaatatattaggtaaatattgacagaaattttgatgataaaaaaattatgtaaatcaaagcattacatgctattttgataggttcattttaaattttccaaataggtaggtacctatttaatttttattaggatactgaaacatttacaattattagtacctgtcgcttttaaaaactatttaaaaagtcactacaattataaacttgcttttttctctgccatcacaacaataaaaactaatatacacaatttttgatccataatctccaacaattattgacagatgattttaacacccaatacgATCCCGTATAATTGACTAATATACTGTCgatgtgcgcatgcgccagggaatgtaaaaattcaccctcgtgcctaaagaagtataactttaaaaaaattgtaattgaaaTAGGCATTGGAATCACATTTTATATGACCTAGTACTATCCTAGTCACCCTCATGTTTTTGCACTGCAGGGAGTTTATGTACTTATCTTATTTTCCGCATATAGTTTAAAATCTATTTCTCACTATGCTTTCACAAAATCGGGATAAATAGAGGTGAACATTTTTCACATATTTAAGTTCTTCGCACAATATGCTGTTGCTGAATTGTTGTCACATTTCAAATTGAGTATTTTCTTTTTAAGGTACTAGATTAGGAAACCAAGAAAATACCCGATGTTTGGGCAATTACATTATTAAAGAAGGCTATAGGGATTTTGAAGACTTAGCTATGGCATCAGAGGAACCAATAATCGCCCAGCCGGACATTCACGGAGGAATCGTCTTGGATGAATCATCAAGGTTTCTCTTACTTATGTCAGCTGGCCTTTATAAATCTATAGAAGAGGCTACAGGGACAGATCAAGTCAATAAATATATCGCTCAATGTGTTGTTGAACAGGTAAGCTTAAAGTGCTTGTGATACTTCTGATATGAGATATTctacttttattaataattaattgtgTTCAGTTCTTCACATGtaaacaattttatattttttacagtATTAAATCCATAATAAATACAAAGCCAACCCTGTCCAGTAAAGCAGTACCTACCAGTTCATTCCTCCTACTTCTCACCCTCATCCCTACCCATACAGACAATTATACTAGGACATTTGCGAGAGAGAAAACTGTCTCTTCTAGTACTGCCGCCTGAGAGTGAACAACTCCTTTTTCGATTGTCACCTGCACACGGGACAATTCTCATCACATCCTTCTTCTCTTGAAGGGAAAAATTAGTGAGCCTTTCTTTTGGGCTAAATCTCAGTACGAAATCGAACATTGTGATTAGTAATATTCGCTCTCTTTGGTGCTATCACCCATAGCGTACGGATCGGTTGTGTTGCCCCCGTGCGTCACACAAATATATCGTTTAGGACCTTTCTATTTGTGTTCCATTAACGAGAAACAAACGCTCTTGTTCTCTGTGCGATAATTTAAGACACTACTTCGACACAAAGTACTCGTGAATCCGCAAATAATATTTAATCGTGCACGAATCGCGAGTTAGTCAAAACGTGAGTGAACTGATACACATGTTTAACCAAAACGCGGAACACGTGTGTAATCAAAACGCGAGCGAACTGCCGAACTGGTACACGTGTGTAAAAAACGCGAGCAGTGAAAAGTTAAAAGAAATCTTGGTAAGAGTGTTAAAATGTTAAAAGAGTGATAaacttatttataatattgtctGTTGATGATAACCCTTTCATTCTCCCACTTGAACCAGCAAACATACCCTAAAACATACAGTCCGCAAAACtctgaaataataataatttcacatatgtaccgggtgtcccaataagaatggctctcggtcatatctcaggaaccgtttatagtacagctttgagaaaaaaatatttataacaaaagttgcctcgggaaaagtctggaaattattttcataattgtaggtctaccgctagagggcgtaattgaatatcaaaaattaaaaaatcaaaattttacaaaatttacctaatgaaagggcactggaaatccaaacatcgtattcttcataaaattctgcgcatatttgatttcacaagtttaggtctacctttgcaaataagtggtgggggtgagtgggaacctttttatgaaaaaatggctgtaagtccggttctgctaaatcgaattttgcatacttggtcttgttgaaaacagctctttttcgtcaatgtaagtgtcttattttcgaaatagcctaataagtaatatgccagctagtaggcgttatttaattattttcggaaatctagttttctttggagaatattaaatacaagtaggtaccttttttctatctcgagatattttaagaaacgtgtaaattttaaacaactgttaatgtcaccggtaaacgaagttaaggaaaagtagtgtgctatggaaaaaaccattaaacattttccagatgtaaacttatataattaattaaaacaacaataagacaaacaacactataaaatataacaaagaaataaaagcaactacttactacttacttagtgacgacctagatgttcaaattgttgctcattattttcgatgcaagcatttactctttcaagagtagatttaacagcagtctcaatttctgctttcgcaatcctttgaatggcgtttcgtcttctctagattctagatcatgttttctcgagtagtgggcctagcggcaaaaacaaggtctttaatccctccccataaataaaagtctaaaacagttaaatctgttgctattcaagctactcttgaaagagtaaatgcttgcatcgaaaatgatgggcaacaatttgaatatttaggcagtcactaagagtaagtaagtagttgcttttatttctttgttatattttatagtgttgtttgtcttattgctattttaattaattatatacgtttacatctggaaaatgtttaatggttttttccatagcacactacttttccttaacctcgtttaccggtgacagtaacagttatgtttaaaatttacacatttcttaagatatctcgagatagaaaaatggtatcgacatgcagttttcggtattatgttgctaatttggtctaattttgtaatacaggattaaaaatgcatacttgtatttaatattttccaaagaaaactagatttctgaaaataattaaataactaacCTAGCTTGCaaattacttattaggctatttcgaaaataagacacttacattgacgacaaagagctgttttcaacaagaccaagtatgcaaaattcgatttagcagaaccggacttacagccattttttcataagaaggttcccactcacccccacctcttatttgcaaaggtagacttaaacttgtgaaatcaaatatgcgcagaattttatgaagaatacgatgattggatttccatgccctttcattaggtaaattttgtaaaattttgatttttgatattcaattacgccctctagcggcggacctacaattatgaaaataattttcaggattttcccgaggcaacttttgttataaatatttttttctcaaagctgtactataaacggttcctgagatcgaaatatggccgagagccattcttattgggacacccggtaatGCTTTATTCATACAAATTGTATATttatgttattctctttttcagTTTCGTGAACAAGCTACATTAACAGGAGTAGCCCAAGCAGTAGTAGACAAAGCAGTTCGTCTTCACCACGATTGGTACATGTCGAATTCTTTGAACAATTCATGTTCTCCAAAACGTGAAGATATTACTCTCGTTCTTAGAAATTTTAACTACCCCTTGCCCAACGCTATAACATCACCCACGAATCCCTCGGTTTCGTTTAATCCAATTGTCACCAAAAATACAATTTCGGATAGGTATAGCTCAGCATCTATCGCTACGGTGGGTAGTGGAAACAGTGATAGTACCACAATTACCAACAAAACTAGCGACACTTCAAGTATAGACGTTAAACTTGATGATGACATCGGCTCTGACCAGAAAATTGAAGCTTATGTTGACTTCTCTGATTTTTATAGGAATTATAATAAGGCAAAGAAAAATGGAACGTTGCCAGTGGGATTGGACTTTTAAATTGACAAACGGCACTTCTTAGGTGAAGTGCCTGTAATCATACACGAATCTTATTTTTATCGAACATCATCAACAATTTTGACAAATTATTGTTTTAGTCACTCTCAAATGAATAATTGAGCCTAAATTCGTCCAGTAATTCAAAAGACGGTGCAAAAAACGTACTTATTGCGTAATATTATAACCATAATGCTGTTTTTATACTTACCGAGGGTCAAGAGATCTTACATTTGGTAGAAGTTTGTTCTGGCTATTTCCATACGAGTGATATTTAATTTGAATGCCCTTTGATGTTGGCAACATTATATGGATTCGATTGTAGTACCATGGGAAAAATAATTTATTGGTAGCTCAAATAGCTCAAAGCTAAATATCATGAAGTAATGATTAACGTGTTAACTAAGCTATAGGTTTTAAAAGACTACACCCCTAATCTGGGTCAATCCCAATTTATATT
The window above is part of the Diabrotica virgifera virgifera chromosome 2, PGI_DIABVI_V3a genome. Proteins encoded here:
- the LOC114337736 gene encoding TGF-beta-activated kinase 1 and MAP3K7-binding protein 1-like, which encodes MDSLKSPHSTYKNSQSWTDDLPVCKNTGIGYSTNQIYREDGNPQEEHTYEDCSCHFKFNEGFYWYAVFDGHEGKRAADFCCQRMTAEIYFSQPMENQSDEEVKELLNQAFMTVEKGYMQSLEDLLAERTSLMYDIPEGLTQYEAYQKVPHIVQNINKINNELSSGSATAVALIHNNKLYVANVGNCRVLLCQTDLNAVLKVVQLSVDHDLKNEDELLRLSQLGINLKSLRKSTRLGNQENTRCLGNYIIKEGYRDFEDLAMASEEPIIAQPDIHGGIVLDESSRFLLLMSAGLYKSIEEATGTDQVNKYIAQCVVEQFREQATLTGVAQAVVDKAVRLHHDWYMSNSLNNSCSPKREDITLVLRNFNYPLPNAITSPTNPSVSFNPIVTKNTISDRYSSASIATVGSGNSDSTTITNKTSDTSSIDVKLDDDIGSDQKIEAYVDFSDFYRNYNKAKKNGTLPVGLDF